One genomic window of Candidatus Kuenenia stuttgartiensis includes the following:
- a CDS encoding ATP-dependent metallopeptidase FtsH/Yme1/Tma family protein, producing MKNNKRRSFSLGYILLFFAIVYLAQMFFSPKAEEVSYSQFRLYLKNGYISECTVGQNIIRGYYKKLSAEGGEEDKIAFFTVPIQDQALVNELEEQKVRFKGAPENNFLKSMIMWWIIPFGVMTLVWFLLLKKFSGMGSPFMSFGKAKVKLYSDNGTQKITFADVAGCDEAKKKIKGN from the coding sequence ATGAAAAATAACAAAAGGCGGTCTTTTTCCCTTGGTTACATCCTCCTTTTCTTTGCTATTGTATATCTGGCACAGATGTTTTTTTCTCCAAAAGCAGAAGAAGTGTCTTATAGCCAGTTTAGACTCTATCTTAAGAATGGTTATATATCCGAGTGCACCGTGGGCCAGAATATTATTCGAGGTTATTATAAAAAACTTTCCGCTGAAGGTGGTGAAGAAGACAAGATTGCGTTTTTTACTGTTCCTATACAAGACCAGGCGTTGGTGAATGAACTTGAGGAACAAAAAGTACGTTTTAAAGGTGCACCGGAAAATAATTTTCTAAAAAGCATGATTATGTGGTGGATTATACCTTTCGGTGTTATGACGCTTGTCTGGTTTTTGTTATTAAAGAAATTTAGCGGTATGGGTTCCCCTTTCATGTCTTTTGGCAAAGCAAAAGTCAAACTTTATTCTGATAATGGCACACAAAAAATAACCTTTGCCGACGTCGCCGGATGCGATGAAGCAAAAAAGAAGATTAAAGGAAATTAA
- a CDS encoding S41 family peptidase, protein METEGEFEGLGIEVIVRHGLITVITPILDSPAFKAGILVGDRILKVDGIPTKDIAIRETVKLLRGKPGTTTTLTVLHEGESMPVDITIQRAKIHVNSIRDVKMVDETEKIGYLALINFQENTVDDLDKTVKELLKQGMEGLILDLRFNPGELLSAAVGVSDRFLKKGVIVSTRGRGPDQNILYRARRSGSYPDFPLVVLVNNGSASASEIVAGAIKDNKRGLLVGMKTFGKGSVQSLVPIREGNAALKLTTAKYYTPSGECIHEKGIEPDIEIPLDFSQMRELQVELSAAKIGRKAADKEKRTPSLQRFATRKGNRGNKRHGN, encoded by the coding sequence ATCGAAACGGAAGGGGAGTTTGAAGGTTTAGGTATCGAAGTAATTGTCAGGCATGGGCTAATAACCGTAATAACCCCCATACTCGATTCTCCAGCATTCAAGGCAGGGATATTGGTAGGAGATCGCATTCTCAAGGTTGATGGCATACCAACCAAAGACATAGCTATTCGTGAAACCGTAAAACTCCTTCGGGGGAAGCCGGGCACAACAACAACCCTTACTGTTTTGCATGAGGGAGAATCTATGCCGGTGGATATTACAATACAGCGGGCAAAGATCCATGTAAACAGTATAAGAGACGTAAAAATGGTGGATGAAACGGAGAAGATTGGCTACTTAGCTCTGATAAATTTTCAGGAAAACACCGTTGATGATCTGGATAAAACAGTGAAAGAATTATTGAAGCAAGGCATGGAAGGTTTAATATTGGACTTGCGATTTAACCCTGGAGAATTGTTGAGCGCCGCCGTGGGTGTTTCTGACAGATTTTTAAAAAAGGGCGTTATTGTTTCAACCCGAGGCAGAGGTCCTGACCAAAACATTCTGTACCGCGCCCGCAGAAGCGGCTCCTATCCTGATTTCCCGCTGGTAGTACTGGTAAATAACGGAAGCGCCAGCGCATCTGAAATTGTCGCCGGAGCGATAAAGGATAATAAACGCGGTTTGCTGGTAGGCATGAAAACATTTGGCAAAGGATCTGTGCAGAGCCTGGTTCCAATACGCGAAGGCAATGCCGCCTTAAAACTAACGACCGCCAAATATTATACGCCATCGGGAGAATGTATCCACGAAAAAGGGATTGAACCCGATATTGAAATTCCGCTTGATTTTTCCCAGATGAGGGAATTGCAGGTAGAATTGTCAGCGGCGAAAATAGGCAGGAAAGCGGCTGATAAGGAAAAAAGAACCCCCTCTCTT
- a CDS encoding AAA family ATPase — translation MDGFNSQKGIIIIAATNRPDVLDNALLRPGALTAK, via the coding sequence ATGGATGGTTTTAACTCACAAAAGGGCATAATCATTATTGCGGCAACAAATCGACCGGATGTTTTAGATAACGCCTTATTACGTCCAGGGGCTTTGACCGCCAAATAA
- a CDS encoding tetratricopeptide repeat protein, with translation MFCKSFTIIVLSVIIFFLEFLGCSNVTIRKNSPTSGEGVFLHLKRMEDAFSYFSAGYFFLLERNWEMAADNFEKANEIDPNSERVIKHLATCYFQLGKNEKAINALEKLANQTPQEFSLHYTLATLYEAVDRKKEAISEYEYARKCKITKLDEVFLADSLYRLANIYIELGMIEKSAECFKTMFNMNIIARPAKFHYEIGLKYFEKNIVDMALEHFLKAKKYDPELTFSSFYITLCYDILNDHDTAVEEAKEFLLKEPENWIMRLTLSEIYEKLGKKTERNGEIEKIKEILENNIEIGSRNPREYFLLCQIYSSQNNIDEATKTIEKMRLLPLEAETEKDVHFMLANLYYQCQKYDTVEKELRLAIKIDPDFHEANNFLGYFFAENNRNIDEAITLINRALDSQPKNGAYLDQLGLGIL, from the coding sequence ATGTTTTGTAAATCATTTACCATTATTGTTTTATCCGTAATTATCTTCTTTCTGGAGTTTTTGGGATGTAGTAATGTTACCATTAGGAAAAATTCTCCCACATCCGGAGAAGGGGTATTTCTACACTTAAAAAGAATGGAAGATGCGTTTTCCTACTTTAGTGCGGGGTACTTTTTTTTACTAGAGAGAAATTGGGAAATGGCTGCTGATAATTTTGAAAAGGCGAATGAAATAGACCCCAATTCTGAGAGGGTCATAAAGCATTTGGCTACCTGTTATTTTCAATTAGGCAAGAATGAAAAAGCTATAAATGCCCTCGAAAAACTTGCGAATCAAACCCCACAGGAATTCAGCCTTCATTACACACTGGCCACTCTCTACGAAGCAGTTGACAGAAAGAAAGAGGCAATTTCGGAATATGAATATGCCAGAAAATGTAAAATTACCAAACTGGACGAAGTTTTTCTGGCAGACTCCCTCTATCGGCTTGCAAATATTTATATAGAACTGGGCATGATAGAAAAAAGTGCGGAGTGTTTTAAAACCATGTTTAATATGAACATTATTGCCCGCCCGGCAAAGTTTCATTATGAAATTGGGTTAAAATACTTTGAGAAAAACATTGTTGATATGGCGCTGGAACATTTTTTGAAAGCAAAAAAATATGATCCGGAACTAACTTTTTCGAGTTTTTATATAACACTATGTTATGATATTTTAAATGATCATGATACTGCTGTTGAAGAAGCGAAGGAATTTCTTCTTAAAGAACCTGAAAACTGGATAATGCGCCTTACACTCTCTGAAATTTATGAGAAATTGGGAAAAAAAACGGAAAGAAATGGAGAAATAGAAAAAATTAAGGAAATTCTCGAAAACAACATAGAGATAGGCAGCAGGAATCCAAGAGAATATTTTTTACTCTGTCAGATATATAGCAGCCAGAATAACATTGACGAAGCGACAAAAACAATTGAAAAAATGAGATTGTTACCATTAGAAGCAGAAACAGAAAAAGATGTTCACTTTATGTTGGCCAATCTTTATTACCAATGTCAAAAATATGATACGGTGGAAAAAGAATTGCGTTTGGCCATAAAGATAGACCCTGATTTTCACGAAGCCAATAATTTCCTTGGATATTTTTTTGCGGAAAATAACAGAAATATTGACGAGGCAATTACATTAATCAATAGAGCCCTTGACTCTCAACCAAAAAATGGCGCGTATCTTGATCAGCTTGGGTTGGGCATACTATAA